A region of Pseudoalteromonas aliena SW19 DNA encodes the following proteins:
- a CDS encoding DUF3080 family protein: protein MNHSLLSKLTIKRSLPAVMLLLVSAFVLVNCSKAPSSINNTYTARLSSTLNTSSISATPLEQLKLIQPTTVREDKITVSIVELAGLTHCELNVLISEHNNQLGKTATAASQLKYQINFIQSADNCLNTLDDNTSTYKKINDAKNQKQTHLINYFNSMLFKEPELNLTWLLTSNELSTHPAGFSDTVEALTQLVAIKKHIKSQQFSEIKTDSLFNALEQLNKYRFNQALIQSARQQIVLNNSATQFIKTISFDHICPTGKNKKEAKIMSNVFQKYYLTHIQPYQAQLTGYLEVLQPLYNQLWFEETVTSKQINNLLKDDSPNNLLNQLKNSAVDHVVWWQKFYKTCEISPI, encoded by the coding sequence GTGAACCATTCATTACTGAGTAAATTAACAATTAAACGCTCACTACCAGCCGTTATGTTGCTGCTAGTGAGTGCTTTTGTACTTGTAAATTGCAGCAAAGCACCGAGCTCAATAAATAATACCTACACTGCGCGCTTAAGCAGTACCCTCAACACCTCCTCGATTTCAGCAACACCGCTTGAACAACTTAAACTCATACAACCGACGACCGTCAGAGAGGATAAAATTACCGTAAGCATTGTTGAACTTGCAGGACTTACCCACTGCGAACTTAATGTGCTTATAAGCGAGCACAATAATCAACTTGGAAAAACAGCCACGGCGGCGAGCCAATTAAAGTATCAAATAAATTTTATTCAAAGCGCTGATAATTGCTTAAATACGCTTGATGATAATACCTCCACTTATAAAAAAATAAATGATGCTAAAAATCAAAAACAAACACATCTAATCAATTACTTTAATAGCATGTTATTTAAAGAACCTGAGCTCAATCTGACTTGGTTACTTACATCTAATGAGCTTTCAACACACCCAGCAGGATTTAGCGACACCGTTGAGGCGCTTACACAGCTTGTTGCTATAAAAAAACACATCAAATCTCAACAATTTAGTGAAATTAAAACTGATAGTTTATTTAATGCATTAGAGCAACTTAACAAATACAGATTTAATCAAGCACTTATTCAATCCGCTAGGCAACAAATAGTACTTAATAACAGCGCAACTCAGTTTATAAAAACAATAAGCTTCGACCACATTTGCCCAACAGGTAAAAATAAAAAAGAAGCTAAAATAATGAGCAATGTATTTCAAAAATATTACTTAACACACATTCAACCCTACCAAGCACAACTCACCGGATACCTTGAGGTATTACAACCGCTTTACAACCAGCTTTGGTTTGAAGAAACCGTAACCAGTAAGCAAATTAATAATTTACTTAAAGATGATTCACCTAA
- a CDS encoding MATE family efflux transporter, with the protein MTFCNWEAKRLLSLALPVFLAQVTLVLMSVVDTIMAGQVSPTDLAALSIATGIWNPLLLALQGILLALTGIIAQCAGANDKKGISHYFQQALYLTLLLSAAGFGITYLADMIILRLDTSPAIASLAFDYIHFVKWGVFGFLIFTTYRNMTEGMGMTKPAFYISLLGLTVNIPVNYIFINGLFGLPAYGGAGCGIATAIVLTVMAIAQVTYCQLSKKVDAKSLLTPFEKPNLTTIATITKLGIPISLATFFEVTLFACIPLFIAHLGAVAVSGHQIAASVTTLLFMMPLSLSIAISIRIGNLYGQNHLKQLRVAVSTSYILAIVIALFLALITFTGRDLISQLYTDSPEVIALATSIMILACVYQLPDALQVAANGILRGLKYTAPISYITFISYWLIGFSLGYVLARTDIIVPAMGPHGFWVGIIVGLTVAAVLLMLTVNKRFKREPFITE; encoded by the coding sequence ATGACCTTTTGTAATTGGGAAGCCAAGCGCTTACTCTCTCTTGCTCTTCCTGTTTTTTTAGCTCAAGTTACCCTTGTTTTAATGTCGGTGGTCGACACAATTATGGCCGGCCAAGTAAGTCCTACAGATTTAGCGGCGCTGTCTATCGCCACAGGTATTTGGAATCCTTTATTGCTTGCATTACAAGGCATTTTATTAGCGCTCACCGGTATCATTGCCCAGTGTGCAGGCGCGAATGACAAAAAAGGTATTAGCCATTATTTTCAACAAGCCCTTTATTTAACCCTACTATTAAGTGCTGCGGGGTTCGGTATCACTTATTTAGCCGACATGATTATATTAAGGCTCGATACCAGCCCTGCAATTGCAAGCCTTGCTTTTGACTACATTCATTTTGTTAAATGGGGTGTGTTCGGCTTTTTAATTTTTACCACTTACAGAAACATGACCGAAGGCATGGGTATGACCAAACCCGCTTTTTACATAAGCTTGCTGGGTTTAACGGTAAATATTCCGGTAAATTATATTTTTATAAATGGGTTATTTGGCTTACCTGCCTACGGCGGCGCAGGTTGTGGTATTGCAACAGCCATTGTTTTAACGGTTATGGCTATAGCACAAGTCACTTACTGCCAACTAAGTAAAAAAGTAGATGCTAAAAGCCTGCTTACTCCATTTGAAAAACCAAATTTAACCACCATTGCTACTATTACAAAATTAGGTATTCCAATTTCATTAGCTACCTTTTTTGAAGTAACCTTGTTTGCTTGTATCCCTCTATTTATAGCGCATTTAGGCGCTGTAGCTGTATCTGGTCATCAAATAGCAGCCAGTGTAACTACATTATTGTTTATGATGCCGCTAAGCCTTTCTATCGCTATTAGTATTCGTATTGGTAATTTATATGGTCAAAATCATTTAAAGCAATTAAGAGTCGCCGTGTCGACCAGCTATATTTTAGCAATTGTTATCGCACTGTTTTTAGCACTTATTACATTTACAGGTCGTGATTTAATTAGCCAGTTGTACACAGATAGTCCCGAAGTAATTGCCCTTGCTACCTCTATCATGATTTTAGCCTGTGTTTATCAACTACCTGATGCTCTGCAAGTAGCCGCAAACGGTATATTACGTGGTTTAAAATACACAGCGCCTATTTCGTATATCACTTTTATATCGTATTGGTTAATCGGCTTTAGCTTAGGTTACGTATTGGCAAGAACAGATATAATAGTGCCAGCAATGGGGCCACACGGTTTTTGGGTCGGAATAATAGTCGGGCTAACCGTTGCCGCTGTATTGTTGATGCTCACAGTAAATAAGCGCTTTAAACGTGAACCATTCATTACTGAGTAA
- a CDS encoding riboflavin synthase subunit alpha: protein MFTGIVQTQATVVSKTQTDGVLRLVISVSDEYVKHLDLGASIAINGCCLTVVQVELGNHDVVAQVHFDVIDETLKLTNLGLLELGSLVNFERSVTFGTELGGHIVSGHIHCTSNISQIVKLENNCKIQLSLPKEWQKYVLYKGFVSINGASLTVGEVDEQGFWLHLIPETLAITNIGAAQVGDKLNIEVDQQTYTIVNTVENYLRHQS from the coding sequence ATGTTTACAGGAATAGTGCAAACACAAGCAACAGTGGTTTCTAAAACGCAAACCGACGGCGTTTTACGGTTAGTTATATCGGTAAGCGATGAATACGTTAAGCATCTAGATTTAGGCGCAAGCATTGCTATAAATGGCTGTTGCTTAACTGTTGTGCAAGTTGAGCTAGGTAATCATGACGTGGTCGCGCAAGTACATTTTGATGTTATTGACGAAACGCTCAAGTTAACCAACCTAGGCTTGCTTGAGCTGGGAAGTTTAGTTAACTTCGAACGCTCAGTAACGTTTGGTACTGAGCTTGGTGGACATATTGTGTCTGGGCATATTCATTGTACGTCAAATATATCTCAAATAGTTAAGCTTGAGAACAACTGTAAAATTCAACTGAGTTTGCCAAAAGAGTGGCAAAAATATGTGTTGTATAAAGGTTTTGTATCTATAAATGGCGCAAGTTTAACGGTGGGTGAGGTTGACGAACAAGGCTTTTGGTTACACCTAATACCTGAAACACTCGCTATTACTAATATTGGTGCAGCGCAAGTGGGTGATAAGCTAAATATTGAAGTTGATCAGCAAACTTACACTATTGTAAATACGGTAGAAAACTACTTACGCCATCAGAGTTAG